In Ornithodoros turicata isolate Travis chromosome 1, ASM3712646v1, whole genome shotgun sequence, the DNA window tgctGCTTTAGTCCAAAAACAGTCAGTCTACATTGtcattctttatgtgagcacttgtcttcagtttgtctagagcctttgaacgaacACTGCagcaaagctatgagaagtgggttgacgcttcagagacaagtccctgctcgaaaagctccagaggtaatgccattgagtagaatctgaacggaattgaatatactaaaatcagtaataattatcagtgaagagtgggtagaggtaccactaccaagcaccaccaccaggcaccactaaggaccttaaattgaagaaggggaaCATTTCTCCCAGCTgcgatctcttccattttttgttacCGTCATATTctgagacgcttcggctgcaccgggGGTGTcgaacataggaaggtttcactgtatttatgttccgtgtcatgtgaccacaaacaataaatgcttttgctcatgctgcacagcacaggcgaactgagctgcatgtgaggataataacatgaaacccgaggcgcggaggaaaaggcatgactttactgtctctgtgtcagttgttccatgttgtaattgcgtaccagctgacctgtacctgagaataggtttgatgcattgttcacgcaccatagacatgcagtatgtggtgtgttgtgatagtaatgccactgccaattgaagaataatgctccaggtggattgtttcggtacaatcttgaactatgcataccaaggggtagggcatctgcgtgacaggtttacctggaagtaagaatgtaaatgttagctgaagtcattgaataattaacattatcaatatactgctgcagatcatacaaacaatagcacacaagatgctccgatatgttctgcaggaacgtctctgtactcacaatattagtacagcagctacagtaAGGCATAAAagaagtttttgtatacatgataccattTGAATGCAAAGCTTCTGcagcactgccagaacaccacggcggacagatttaccttacttcacctgataaaaagtatgtactgttgcacacatgacgctgtttgaatgtctcgaaaaacatagtttttgaccgaaagacatcaactggaagatttcgatttaccttagtcaaaactgagaaaagtatgtgctgttgcacacatgaaactgcttgaactgcccttcagcgctctggaagaacccttatttgtgaccaaaatacaacagctgagccaacatttaatttataccttactcaaaatacacaagatgtgtggccgtgcatatgatacgatgatactgcttaaatgtactctgaaagcgctggcacctcaggcatggttgctctaagctagcgagcaacagcataggtatacgaacacaagaagtcgagcacaagtgatggaatgcacttgatcaATCAGAAAacgaaatgtctcagtaccaggtgtcgctgttccgtcaacaaaaacagatgaactttgaaggggcgtctggttggcactggtgacagtcttcagcttgaaacccagacggtgatagttgagacgtggagtgcaagcttttcggtggtaccagaatgcctgcgaaatcatttaacaaataaggcaattccaaatctgtactgagaatacacccgctggggcgtaatctctaaaggatgaagcagtaacttaCAGATAGcgtctttttctcttctacgtgatgcaatttgcagcgcatgactgacttgtctaacattacacgttttacctttatctgctgcctagtcctgcccctgcaatctcctgctgcagataaggttggcacagcatcccggacgagacatcttcggcttcttgtgaaacaagctgcgcattgcttccgtaacattcgtgtgagccagatgaacagatcaaatcgctgctttcgaaggcgGCACCCAGtaggagttgtaaccgattgttgcagtcaatagatttctctttcgcctttcggaaaattgtggtttgaaacattggaactgcatgctgaagtgttcttgcagacgggagcaaaacgctcacgcattctcggcacgcagcacagaacacgaatcacaccaggaagtctgtactggcctagcaaatgctttgcagtcgaaggaagcaaaactcacgttcctcgtgggtttagtgaagtccagaaatatactggctccgtAATAGCTTTAACGACATCGGTTCACGAAGATATACGATTGCGCCAAGGGGATAGTGTCGTTACGTTTGTTCTATTCGGTAGCCTTCTGCTTCGCTTGCCGTGTTAAGGACGGAGAAGAGGATGAGAAGGGCCGCGCGCATCGCTCGGGTTCTGTGCCTTCCCACATATCGGTATGCAGCCGAGTACGTTCAAGCTCATAACAAATACACACTGATTTAATGAACGGAGGCAGCAAGTAAACACCAGGGTGCAGGAGAGCCGATGACTAAGGGCTGACTAAATGCAGCATGGACATGACATAATAAAAGAGTTTCCACCAGAATGCGGGTTGAATCGCGTGATAACGATGGATTGGCATCGGTATACCGGGCCGCACACTCGACACAACTGAGCACATTGTTTCATATGTCAGAGGTTATCGACACATTAGCTATGTAATTGCGCTCTTATGGTTACGCAATCTCTTATTTATGCACTGTTGAGTTTGCCCAATGTATGGCGCATCTCAAAATAAAATGATACACCAGGTGTAATGCAAAACGGGATGAACATCCGCGCGTTGCCAACCCTACAGAGAGGTCTTTGGTGCACGCTAAAGTTTCACACCCTTTTGTGTGTAACGCGGGTGTCGCATATCGCACTCCCCTTTACGTGTAAAAGGTTTCAGGTGTAACGAAATACCTCTCAGGGTGTATTTCGCAACACCTTCAAACTTTCACACTTAAAGGGGTGTGAGTTATGACACACCCACATAATATCAGGAAAGATGTAACTCCTAGTGTAGCGAGTGTGCGGTTTCTTAGCCTGACTCTTAAAATACATACACCTTTTAGGGTGTAATTGGATAATTGGATGATACCCTAACGGATTCAACTTAATTTTTCGTGTAAATCGACACCCTTAAGCAACCACGTAACGTGTGCACCATTGTTTACAGAGTGAGTGTATCGTACGTATCAGGCAAAGTATATGCGTAACATGAGCATGTAATGTATTGTGTTCTTCCCACATAGGAATTCCGAAGTGGTGGCCATATTGGAACCAATATACGTTCTGACATATTTAGAGATGAATTTGAAACATGACATAATTGGGAAAACGAACCAAAGCTCACAAATAACGGCACTTCCTTTCtaagagaaaacaaatactacATTGCTTGTCTTACGAGACATCTTGAAATTGAATAGCCCTGCTCGAATTCCAGTCAAAATGAAGAGCGAAGTGTGTAAGTTTAACTTGAGTATATACACCAAAAACACTGAAGTGAGGAATCGCTTGTTGTGTCAAGTTGCCATCACGATGACGTTTGTGTTTATTGTTTCTTTTGGTATGAGGACAATTTAAGACTCATTGTACACGTCATTCTATTCCACGAAAACGTCAAACACTTTGCAATGAGGTAAAATACACTTAACCCATCCCACCCTGATTACACCCTTCATACACCTTCAACACTCTAATGTAGATGTGCACCCTATTCACTCCCATTGATGAGAGGATCAGCCTCGAAGGGGCAGAATATGAGTGTGAACTGGGTGTATATCGCAAAATACACCCCTTTTACACTAGTATAGGTATAAAAGAAATACTATGTGATCTGGACCAGATGGTGTGTGTAGGCAATCGAACAGAGCCGAACATCGAAGCAAACTTCCTTAAGTGAGTCCGCCATGGTAGAACGGAATTATCAACCCACATCTAATCACTTTCGCGGTTCAGGAACCGGATTTAAAGTGCGCTTTTTAGCTGATTGGCCTCCAGGAAACATCAGACGTTGCTAGGAAATAGAAGGGACGACCTAATGATAGCAATATCTTTTTTGAGCTGCCTTTAATGCTGATTTTGCTCATATTTGATGCCATTTATGTTGATCTATGTTGAGAAGGGGCTGAGGATCACTCCTCCTGTACCTTCAACACTGGCCTGGGTACATACAGAAGGTGGTATCTAGAACTCTCATTTCCTTGCCTGCGGGGTTACTGTGTGAAAACTAGTTCAGGGAAGAAGCGATAGCAACATTTAAGGCTTGTATAGCTGTGTTTCAATCACCTGCCACAAGGATACTATCATCTACATACGTTAGTACTTTCCCAAACTTCTATCGCCCTGTCCCGAACATATAAAACAAATTTCACATAAAATAGGGGCTACGGAGCCTATAGAAATTACATATTTTTGGTTGCAAGTTTGATCGGCAAGACATGCTACCGTGGAATTTAAGTACGATACTGTGAGTTCCAAAATGGAAGAATCACGAAGGCCTGCGTTAGATTGGAAGAAAACAAGGTCGTTTTCTATAGCGTCCCTTTCAAGCATAACAGAGGTCTGGATTTCTCGAGTCAGAAACACATATATTTGTTGACGTGAAACGTCATTCTATTCGGTAAGTAGGGGTGCTAATGAAAGATGTGTGAAAGAGACAACTGACGTGTTGTTGGAAAAAAGGTCGAGGAGGACCTTTCAATGTTTCTCTTCGTTCTTCCGTACTTTCTTCGTActggaactgtgcacgtttctGTATCTTAAGGCCTCTGATGAGTTCACTGGCTATGTGCTCCAAATCGACACGGCTGGCTTACTTGAATGCAGATGGTCTCAACTGTAGGTTACATCTAGTGCAGTCGGTCAGGAATTTCACTACATCATCTTTttgtgccgaaacccgggaacacATCTACAACGTTTACCGTCACTGTGTCTGGAACGACAAACCGACCAACTATCTACCGACTGAAGGCGGAGCGTGCTACCATACGGACCCAGATAACAAAAATCCTGAAGTCATAATGAACTTCAAACTCCAAACGCGGCGATGGATACCATTGTGCCTGATGACGACTATGTGTACAACACGGTAATTGAGTATGAGGACAGGGTCACGGAAGTCATGGCAAACATGAACTCGAAGTTATCTCAGTGACAACTGACGGATCAAGAGAACCGCAAAGCTCCGGTTCAGTGCTATTACAACGGCACACTGGAGTAAAAGCGCCAAAATTGCAGCTTTCCGAATGCAGCGGAAATTTATGGGAATGGAACGTCTTTCCGGAGGAATTCAATGTGTGGGTACATAAAAACGGACGTCTGGCCACGATATAGATGTTTCAGCATAGGCGTAGCATGCCGATtttaccggggggggggggggggggcgagcctGGCACACGATAGGGGACGGGAGAAGTCCAGCGGTGCCCGAGGCGGAAACGAAGTGACGACCATGTGCAACGTGTAATATTTATTATTTGGTTGCCAAATTCTCGGCTGGTACATGATGGCAGGTGCGTACCGGCACATTGGACGGTGGTACGGGAAAAGCCGTGAAAAAATAGCATTCTTCTAGCCAACAAATTGAAACGTGTTTTCCTTAGTAGTTGTTCGTTTGATGAACTCGTTTGCTACAGCGTTCAGCTAGCAAACTATCCCGAGCTAACTCTTTGTGGCAATGGAGCAAGGTAATATGGTTTAACCGGGCTTGTCCAGTTGTGGAACGCAAGTAAGTTTTCAGCCACCGTAGGCACGAGAAGGACTTTTCTGATGTGCAGGACGTCACATGTATGGTCAATACAATTCGAAGAAGTTGAACAACTTCTGGAAGTATCGTCCACAGTGGTTCACTTTCCTTTCCTGAGAGCAGATCTTTTACGTCCTGGAACGAAGCAAGGCTTACGGAATGCTGCTTTGCAGTGTCCAGCAGCATATCTCGATGAAGCTGAAGGCGACGTGCATCAAGATCCCCTTTATAGAATTCGCACAGATAACCGCTGTCAGTTTTTCCCACCAAGAACTTTTCGATTTTCGTCACGTGGTCCCACATTCCGGCAGGAAACCGAGTGCACAGAGACGCGTGAACCGCGTCAATTACCATGTGGAACCTCTGCCCATAATAGGCTTCCGTGGATTTAAACTCGTGTGCTTGAGATCCTTCGTCGTAACGACGTGGGCCTTGTCGCTGCCTTATCGGTAGGCTGGGGCACCCAGTCTTGAGCTCCTCAGCCGTGGCCTTCACCATGATCCAAAAGCCAGGGAATTTGTCACGGAGTTCAGCAACACATTCTTTAGCGGTCTTCACTGTTTGCTCTGTATGCCCAAACTGCAAGCTCTTCTTCTGCAGAGCAGAATTTGCGCTCTCCAGTCTCCCAAATACCGGGATCATCAGCCCGAGCATGAAATATGAATCAAATTTTCCGAGCGCTTTTGCGTAGGCACTGGCTTTTGCTCCTGTGTGATTCATTTCATCCGATGACAGAGCGAGAGGGAATTGCACTGCGAGTAGTTACTTGATACTGACCGCAGTGAGAATGCCTTCAGCGTCCACCGGACTTTACAGAATTGTCTGAGGTCCGGTGTTCCCTCGTTCTGGAACTGTTCGAACCAGCTGAGGCGCCTTGGAGATGTTTTCACAAAATTTACCAAGTCGGCGAACAATGTGACAAAGTCGCGACACACATCAATTTGCTTACACAAGTCTTGCAACACTAGGTTGATAGTGTGCGCAAGGCAGTCTACATACATCGCTCTTGGTTCAATATCATGAACTAGGGCTTGAAGTCCACCGCTTTTGCAGGACGCATTTGCTACCCCGTCGTGGCATTGTCATCGGCACTACTCAATTTGAAGATTCAGTCGACACAACACGCTTTTCAGCATTGAGAAGAGGGTGCGTGCTCTCGTATCAGCCGTCACGTAAAATCCAATAAAGACTTCTTCCACTTCAAGACCACCTTCGACGTACGTGAGGCAAAAGGATATCTGCTCCTGCGTGCTAATATCAGAGGTCTCGTCAGCCATCACCGCGCAAAACAACGCGTCCTGCACTTCTCTGATTACGGAACGGAGCATGCTGTGGGTAATGCATCTCATTTTGCAAGTCCGGCGAATTCCACTTACACTTTTGTTGAGCGACGCCCCGAGACCTGGCACATCCGCTTCCCGCAACATAAGACGCATCCTCAAGTTACCTTCATGCTCATTGTGATCGCGAAGTGACACTACGAAGCGGCCCTTGACATGCCAGAAAGCGAACGGACGACAGTACTGTTCGCTTGGACAGAACTGTACAGCGAACAGAGCCTGACGACTTGGATTCATTTGGCTGAGCTTCGGTTCCGAGAGCACAGTGGCTACGTTAGCTCCTGTGCTTGCACTTCTGAGCGCCGTGGAAGCTTCACGATGAAGAGTTGACTTCTTATGACTTCTAAATCGTTGAAGAGCTTTCTTCCAATTCTGGAAATCTCGTTCAACGAACGCAGCGTATGAGTCTTTGTCTCGCGATGTGCATGCAAGtggatttttgttgttgtccctGGCAATGACGCAAATGACACAGTACACCTAACCAATGTCATAGTTTAACTGCAGGTTAAGCGCAACTGTGTTCCCTGTAGTATGGTGTTCGGGCATGTCCGTTGCACTTAGCCGCAACTTGATCAAGCAAAAACTGTCCGTCataagaaaaaaatgtccccattatcatataaaaaaagaagaaaccaaAACTAATGACATTTTACAGTCTATGTTCATTTGAACTCTTATATCATTTACTGGACACATCCATCAGATCGACcctgtttgtttttcgtttgtttgttttgcatggcttttcttctttgtctcttGAGGTTGGTTTTTCTACTGTTTTCTATTCACGAGTTCTGCAGTAGCTGACCGGAacacctccatattttttaaaatatcaatcaatcaaacaacgTTTTACAACACTATGACAGCATATTTATTGCAGGCAAGTACATTCCTCTAAGGTGAATAATTTTACTGTCATGTTTCCCTATATGTAGGTTTTATAACTACGGTAATACGCCTATGTTTTGTTgttgtaagttttttttttctcgcaatgACCCTTTTTCAGCTTAAGTAACAAAAGCGAGAATCGCTGACATAATACATTACAGATATACATTTAATGAGGCTTTGCAAGGACAATGCACTGTCATAAAGCTAAAAAACAAACTATGCCAGCTTTCTCTgttatgaaaaaaagaaaattattgtGGCGGCGATGATTGAAAATAAGTCTAcatcgaatgaaaaatatctttgaaggaggaaacatttccttgagtttgaggaacacacataTGAactgtgtgttcctcaaactgaaggaaatgttaGTTCTTTCCACAGTACACCATCTCGCTTGCACCATTTTAATTTGCTTGTCGAAGTATTTCTTGTTACATTCTGTTAACTCCTTCCTGCAGCCTCAGTACTTTTCTTTGAAACCGTCGTTCCTTTTTTCAGCTTTTGTAGCTCTCATTTCCACAGCTTTTTAGAGCTCTAGCACCTGCATCATCGCAGTCTGGTTTTTGCGCTACTTTCTCTGTGAGGTCTGTGCAGGTTCCAAACTTGTCTCTTGTTGCTCAGTTGTTTGTTCTTCATGCTGGGATGCTGCAGCAATGGTTTCCATCTGGCTGTTCGTGTACAACtggaaccttgaagatacaCAAGAATGTGTGAAGCATGCACTGAGACGACACATTACTGAGGAAGATGCCTCGAGGTTTCCTCTGCAGTTGCTTGCaactcttttgtttgttttgtcccTCTTTCGAAGTTTATCAGGACTACTTCTAACATAGTATGCTTATAGTGCATCACATGCACATACACAAGGGATAAACATCATGCATAACAAATTACATACAATACGCATAAGCTACTGTTATTGTGTTTTCTTGCTGCGCATGAATCTCCTGACTATGGATCCCCACCCACTAGTTGCCTTGCTATTCTTTGTAGTAATATACGTATAATTACACGCAGCTTTGCCAGCACTGGCCCTCATTTCCAGCTTAGTAAATGCTTATCCATATTTATCATTTTAGTAACTTCACAATTGTTGCTCTTTTAGTTTTTACCGCCTAATAATGCTTTTACAAACTATTACATTTTTTAAGTACATGCTTGGTTCACATGAGTTCAGAACGAGCAGTGATATACTAACTGCAACACATATTCCAGCCAAGAAGACGTACAACCCCATTTCCATATCCCCTCATCATCCTGAAGCAGATCAGTGAGATGCAGAATTCCACACATCATATCAGCATACAGATTCAGATTGCAGCTGTGGTTATGCTCACCAATCATGACATCACTGTTTCTAAAGTAGTCGTTTTGTAGCAGTGCGAAACCGTGCAGTGTGGCTGTAGTTTTCATAGGTGTAGTTTCATAGGTGAAGCTGGAAATTGAAGTATGACATGTCATAAGTTGTACCAAATAGTATGAAACATCGAAAAGGACACTTAACAGCATGTACTTCATACGCGCTCGCAGGAATGCGACGAAAACGCCACTGATCGCACGGAACCATCTACCAGCATGTTGTGGTAGCTGGATAAAATAGGCGTAAGTAGCTATGACATACAcaacaagcaagcagaaacaagaactgaactaCTACAAACTGCGTTTCCTATATTCCGTCGTCATGTTTTCTATCTTAACTCGCACTTGCTTCCCGACGAAAACCGCAGTACCAGTCTCGACGCTCACTTATTGTTTCCAACGACACTACAGTAGCTGAAGTGGAGTCTGCCATCTTGCTTTTCAGTGGACCCGACCGTGGTTGTGCAGTCAACCAGTTTGGCGCTGCAGTGTAACACTCTCAAACACGGTTGAGTTGGACCGCGgtcgactcaaccgtggttgagatCGCTAGCGTAACTAGTGTATTACTCAGCGATGTTGTCAAAGGCCGTGTTATGGTCACTTCCGTCTGACATCGTCGTAGACTTCCATTGCCAAACTAGCCAGTTTCGTGTCAGAAGCGTCACGACCTCAGTCGAAGAAGGTATTGTCACGGATGTTAAGCCAACCTCAGCGTCTGTATCCCAGTCGGTAATAGCAGTTTTCGACCAACAGCGTGTACTGAAGTTCCGTCAGGGACATACTATCACTATGGCCCTTAAACGACCATCATCCTGCGGATTTCTTTAGAGGGGAGCACGGCAATCATCGTGTTGGCATAGCTAACCCTCTTCCTTTTTTGCAGATTTTGTGTTTCGTGCCAATGTTATCGGCTTACCAATGCAACAGTCAGTTTAAATGCATGTAGGTGACCAGTTACAACTCATACTTCATTTTGTTCTGGCGTCACACAAAGCTGTAATGCGGATACAGGCAAAACGACCTCGACCGTGGTGGTCGGCCGCGGTTTCCCAGTGGCAACAATCGAACGAATAACGGACCACCTTCAATATAGTTTCCTCGGAATGTCACTGGAAGACATGTGATTTGTCGCTTTTGTGTCTGAATGCCAGAAGCCTAAATAATAAAGTCGATTATTTCTGCACGCATTTATCTACGCTTAATGCTGATATAATTATGGGATGTGAATCCTGGCTTGATGATTACGTGATAGATTTGGAAGTCTCCCTCCTAACCATACCGCATTTCGAAAGGATAGAAACAGTCATGGCGGTGGTGTATTTATTTGTGTACGCAGTTCTGTGCATGCTGAGAAAATTCAGAGTAATTTTGACAACTGTGAGTCTGTACGGTGTTGTCTCTTGTCGAAAGGGAAATCAATTGCACTGTGTTCTTTTTACCGTCCGCAGCCGAggaatgtttgagaaatttgtgTGACCAAGTATCTTTTATCTTCGATCATATTGTGTTAACATTAGGTGATTTTGACTTGCCAGATTTCAAGTGGTGTACTATCGGATATGAGAGATTGAGTAATTCACATGGTTACCGAGTTTTTGATGAGATGCTATATACGCATTCTTTGCACCAATTTGTTCATCTTCGGACACACGGCTCCAACATTTTATATTTACTACTGTGTAACTGTGAGGAAATTATTAGTCATGTTTCTGTCTTCCCGGGCCTCTCGGATCACGAATGTGTGACTGTTAGTGTTAAGACTCACTCCAAGGTAGTACCAAATCAGCATCAGACAAGACTTTTCTTGTATGGCAGGCTGATTTTAAGGCTATTTCTAGGAATCTGGTAGCTAGTTACCCTGATTTAGAAACATTAAGCAAATTCCAATGTGTTGATTTTCTATGGAAGCTTTTTTGAGATATGCTGATTAGCCTTGTTCAGAGATATGTACCGACACGGAAAATTAAGCACAAACGCAAATGCGATAAACCCTATTTTTACGAGGAATATAAAATACGtcggaaagggaaaaaaaaacactgtgaAGGATCctgcgaagagggaatcacacacgtaacatgaaaaacggttaggagcaactaagatttatttgaacaagaactttcgtgcaagagactgcacttcttcaggttacacaactaagtgggacacaagtatatataacCCAAgggaacagatacaataaaacaggtatccagaaccaagtaaacagaaaacaaccagacaataatacaatgcatcacgtgagcaaccgtcacataagaatcaggaaagagaaagtgtaagggtaaatgagacattcggagaattggggttcaaaagattcgGTGGTGAAAAAATGGGGGCACAGGTGGGTGCCTAGCCGCGTACGTGGtgaacacagcttttgttgaactgcgtgggaaggtccGGGTGACCTTATcggc includes these proteins:
- the LOC135393366 gene encoding uncharacterized protein LOC135393366; protein product: MNHTGAKASAYAKALGKFDSYFMLGLMIPVFGRLESANSALQKKSLQFGHTEQTVKTAKECVAELRDKFPGFWIMVKATAEELKTGCPSLPIRQRQGPRRYDEGSQAHEFKSTEAYYGQRFHMVIDAVHASLCTRFPAGMWDHVTKIEKFLVGKTDSGYLCEFYKGDLDARRLQLHRDMLLDTAKQHSVSLASFQDVKDLLSGKESEPLWTILPEVVQLLRIVLTIHVTSCTSEKSFSCLRWLKTYLRSTTGQARLNHITLLHCHKELARDSLLAERCSKRVHQTNNY